The region TTCAGTTTTTCCGGCGTATCCAATGACGATACCACATAAAAATCATTCGATTGCTGATTTTTTTCAAGAAAGTCGGTTCCCGCAAGTAACAACAGCGTATCACCTGGCCTGAGCACAATGTCACCGACTTTGCTCTTGATACGTTCATTATTACGATGGACAGCAATAACCCCGGCATCAAACTTTGACCGGAAACGGGACTGTTTAATCGTCTTCGTTGTCAGTGCCGAGTCATGCGAAACAACCACTTCCACCAGATTTGATGTTCCATTTTTCAAGTCGTTTAATCCAATGTTGGTACCCGTCTCAAGCTCAAGTCCCTTTATTTCCTCCAAATCGGCAATCGTAGAAATCAATCCGGTAAAAATCAGCCGATCTCCTTCTTCAATAACCGTCGTTGATTTAACCGGAGAAATATGATCTACCCCGCGAATGATTTCCACCAGGTACAACCCTTTCAAATCACGGAGTCCTGCGTCTTTAACTGATTTACCGATTTGCTGAAATGAATTGGATACATGCATTTCCGCAATATATTCCTTGGAGTCCTCTTTTACGCGCTGACTGAACCCTTTATGATCCGGGAGAAGCCTGTGACCAATTGTAAACAGGTAAATCATCCCGACTATTGCAATCGGAATACCTACAACCGACAGCGTAAACAGAGAGAAGCCTTCCATATCATACGAACCGGTCAGCATACCATGCACAACCAGGTTGGTGGACGTACCAATCAGTGTAATCGTGCCACCCAAAATCGTTACATACGATAGTGGAATCAGGAACTTGGAAGGCGCAATCCCCCGGTCTTCACACCATTTTTTAATAACAGGTGTGAACGTGACAACGATTGGAGTATTGTTTAAAAAAGCGGAAAAAGCAGATACAGGTACAAAAAAACGTACCATCGAACCTGCTTGTGTTTTACTGTTCTTTAGCCATTTTGTCATCAT is a window of Virgibacillus ihumii DNA encoding:
- a CDS encoding SLC13 family permease, translated to MTFQMIFVLILIIGMLGALLLDVARPDMIVFSVLVILLVSGILSPEQALSGFSNEGMLTIALLFIVAGAVQKSGLIDQMMTKWLKNSKTQAGSMVRFFVPVSAFSAFLNNTPIVVTFTPVIKKWCEDRGIAPSKFLIPLSYVTILGGTITLIGTSTNLVVHGMLTGSYDMEGFSLFTLSVVGIPIAIVGMIYLFTIGHRLLPDHKGFSQRVKEDSKEYIAEMHVSNSFQQIGKSVKDAGLRDLKGLYLVEIIRGVDHISPVKSTTVIEEGDRLIFTGLISTIADLEEIKGLELETGTNIGLNDLKNGTSNLVEVVVSHDSALTTKTIKQSRFRSKFDAGVIAVHRNNERIKSKVGDIVLRPGDTLLLLAGTDFLEKNQQSNDFYVVSSLDTPEKLKKNPVKGWFSIGLLLVMIALVTAGVFSMFKAMALAVLILLITKIVTPQEAKRYIQFDVLLLIASALGIGVAMRETGLAEWIATGLVSFGKPFGILAIIFMIYFLTNLFTELITNTAAAVLMVPIGMSLAEQLTVDPMGFAVTIAIAASASFITPIGYQTNLIVYGPGGYTFKDYIKVGTPLSILVMITSVSIIYNVWF